GGCGCGGTGGCTTTTCCCTTATACCTGCGGCTGCCAGCCTGGTGTGCCCGTCCGACCATCACCCTGAATGGCCGCCCCATTCCTTTCAAAGCTCCACAACGCGGTTATGTGGCATTGAACCGCACCTGGCAAAACGGGGATACTCTCGTATTACGGCTGCCCATGCGCCTGGCTGTCCGCACGTGGAAAGCGCAGAAAAACGCGGTCTCCGTGGACTATGGCCCGTTAAGTTTTTCGCTGCAGATTGGGGAGCGCTGGGAAAAATATGGCCATCGTCACCCCAACTGGCCGGAATGGGAGGTCTTTCCCACCACGGCCTGGAATTACGGCCTGGCCTTGCCTGAGACCAACCCCGCCTCCGTCCTGGAATTGGTGCGGCGCCCCGGACCCTTGGCCAGGCAACCGTGGACCGCCGAGTCTGCGCCGCTTCTGGTACGGGTGCCCGCGCGCAAAATACCGGCGTGGCAGATGGACGTCCGCAACATGGTGAACCCGTTGCAAGCCAGCCCAGCACGTACCGCTGAACCGTTGGAAACTGTGACGCTCATTCCCATGGGCGCCGCCCGCCTGCGCATCGCCTGCTTTCCCACCGTCACCACCACCGGGGGACACGAATGGATCGAGCCACCGAAACCCCGCCCCTCGCCCTTCAAACCGCTGGCCTCCCATGTTAATCCCTCGGACACCCTTGACGCGCTTCACGACGGTTTGGAACCGGTCAATTCCAACGACCATGACATCCCACGCTTCACCTGGTGGGATCACCGGGGCACGCAGGAATGGGTGCAATACAACTTTGATCAACCGCGCCGCGTGGCGGGGGTGGCGGTGTATTGGTTTGATGACACCGGCGTGGGGCAATGCCGGGTGCCGGCTTCCTGGCGCATCCTTTATCGCCAGAATGGACAATGGCAGCCGGTGAAGAATCCCAGCCCCGCCGGCGTCCAACGCGATGCCTGGAATGAAGTACGCTTTGATGCCGTCCTCACGGAGGGACTGCGGTTGGAGGTCCAACTGCAAAACAAGTACTCCGGCGGCATCCTCGAATGGAAAGTGTTGGAAGCGCCGTAGTGCCATCACTTCGGCGTGACATCCTCTCAAGCGGCTGGCAATTTGCAGATCGTTGAAAGCGCACATGAAACATCTAACCATCACCCTGACGGCGTGGGGCATGCTCACCGGGCTTGTTGGCGCTGCCCAGTCCCAGGATTATCCCTATCAACCGGTTCCCTTCACCGCGGTGACCGTGCAGGATTCCTTTTGGTCTCCGCGTTTCGAAACCAACCGTCATGTGACGGTCTGGTATGACTTCAAGAAATGCGAGGAGACCGGCCGCATTGATAATTTTGCCAAGGCGGGCGGCCTCATGCCGGGGTCCTTCCAAGGGATCCCCTTTGATGACTCCGACGTGTACAAGGTCATCGAGGGCGCGGCATACATCCTGGCCATGCAGCCGGATCCCAAATTGGACAAATATCTGGACGAGCTCATCACCAAGATTGCCGCCGCCCAGGAACCGGATGGATACTTGTACACCGCCCGGCGGCTCTTCCCGCCAGACAAAATGCCGGCGATGTCCGGGCCGACCCGATGGAGCAACCTTAAGGACAGTCATGAATTGTATAATGTGGGACATCTTTATGAGGCCGCCGTGGCCCATTTCCAGGCCACAGGCAAACGCTCCCTCCTCAACGTGGCCCTTAAAAACGCGGATTTTCTCTGCGAGACGTTTGGCCCAGGCAAGGTGCAATACCCGCCGGGGCATCAGGAAATTGAAATCGGCCTCGTCAAACTCTATCGCGTGACGGGTGAGAAAAAATACCTCAACCTGGCCAAATACCTGTTGGACATCCGCGGCCGCCCGGAAACGCACAAGCTCTACGGCCCATACAGCCAGGACCATGTGCCGGTCATTGAGCAAAAAGAGGCCGTGGGCCATGCCGTCCGCGCCGGCTATATGTACTCCGGCATGGCGGACGTGGCCGCCATTACCGGGGAGCGGGCTTACATTGATGCGATTGGCCGCATCTGGGAGGACGTGGTCTCCGGCAAGATGCATTTGACGGGCGGCATTGGAGCCCGCCCGGAGGGAGAGGCGTTTGGCAATAAATACGAGCTGCCCAATAAAACGGCCTATTTGGAAACCTGTGCGGCCATCGCCAACGCCCTGTGGAACCATCGCATGTTCCTGCTGCACGGCGACACCAAATACCTCGACGTTTTGGAACGTGTCATCTACAACGGTTTCTTGTCCGGGGTTTCCTTCAGCGGGGATCGCTTCTTTTACCCCAATCCGCTGGAAGCCGATGGGCGCACGAAATTCAACCACGGCTCCAATGAACGGCAGGCCTGGTTTGGCTGCTCCTGCTGTCCGGTGAACGTGGTGCGTTTCATCCCTTCGATCGCCGGTTACATCTACGCCCTGCGCGGCAATAACGCTTACGTGAACCTGTTCATCGGCGGCAGTGGAGAGATGGAAATCAACGGACAAAAAGTGCGTCTGGAACAAACCACCCGCTATCCCTGGGAAGAAACCGTCCGCATCACCGTCAAGCCGCAACGTGCCACCCGCTTTGCCCTGCACGTGCGCATTCCCGGCTGGGCCCGTCAACAACCCGTACCCAGTGATTTGTACCGCTACCTGGACGAGCCGGCCAACAACGCCGCGCCCCGCCTGACCGTCAACCGCCGCTCCCAGCCGCTGCAATTGGACAAGGGATTTGCGGTCATTGACCGCACCTGGCGCAGTGGCGACGTCGTGGAGTTGACCCTGCCCATGCCGCCGCGTCGTGTCGTGGCTCATCCGGCGGTGAAGGATAATGAAGGCCGGGTGGCCATCGAACGCGGCCCCGTGGTGTATTGCGCGGAAGCCTTGGACAACGGAGGCCGCGCCCTCAATCTGGTGTTGGATGATCAGGCCCCGCTGCGCACGGAATGGCGGCCGGGTTTGTTGCATGGGGTGACGGTGGTCAAGGCCCGCGGCCAGGCGGTCACACGTGCCACCGACGGCCGCGTGGTCACTCAACCCACGGAAATTATGTTAGTCCCCTATTACGCCTGGAATCACCGCGGCGTCGGCGAAATGACTGTCTGGCTCCCCCGCACTCCAGATCGCGCCCAGGTGCCCCCGCCCCCCACCTTGGCAGGTATGAGCAAAGTGTCTGCTTCGCACGTCTGGCACCTGGATACGGCCGCCGCCGCCCATGACGGCCTGGAGCCTAAAAATAGTGGGGATCATGATATTCCCCGCCTGACCTTCTGGGATCACCGCGGCACGCAAGAATGGGTCCAGTATGACTTTCCCCAAACCGCCACCGTGGCAGCCACGGAAGTTTATTGGTTTGATGATACCGGCCGGGGCAGTTGTCGTGTCCCCGCTGCCTGGCGTGTGCTTTACCGCGACGGGCAAGCGTGGAAGGCCGTCCAGACTGAAAATGAATACACTGTTCGCAAGGACGCTTACAACAAGGTGACCTTCGCACCGGTGACCACCACCGCCTTGCGGCTCGAAATCCAGCTTCAGCCCGGTTACTCCGCCGGCCTGCTGGAATGGAAAGTTTCTCCCAAGCCTTGAATTCTAGAACCATGCAACAGAAACAACACCACGCTATGCAAGCCAACCTTCGTAACAATGCCATCCTTCTCAAGGTCTTCCTGCTGGCCCTGCTCCTCGGCAGCAGTTCGGCCGCCTTGTCGGCCGCCTGGCAACCTGCCAAGGGCCGCCTGATGACCCGCTGGGCCAAGGACGTGAAGCCCGACAAGGTGCATCCTGAATATCCCCGCCCGCAACTGGTGCGCGAACGATGGCAAAATCTCAACGGCCTTTGGGATTATGCCATTACCGATCGTCAGGCCCCGCGCCCCTCGCAATGGGACGGCCAGATTCTCGTCCCTTTCCCCATTGAATCCGCCCTGTCCGGCGTGATGAAGATGGTCAATGAAAACCAGCGATTGTGGTATCGCCGCTCTTTCCGCATCCCGGCCGCCTGGAAGGGCCAGCGGGTGATGTTGAATTTTGGGGCCGTGGACTGGGAGGCCACCGTTTATGTCAACGGCAGGCAACTGGGCACTCACCGCGGGGGTTATGACGCCTTCAGCTTCGACATTACCGACGCCCTCAATCCCGGCGGTGAGCAGGAAATCGTGGTGGCCGTGTGGGATCCCACCGATGCCGGTTACCAGCCCCGCGGCAAACAAATCCGCAATCCGCACGGGATTTGGTACACCCCCTGCAGCGGCATTTGGCAGACGGTCTGGCTTGAACCTGTCGCCCCCACCCATATTCAAAAACTGGTGATTACGCCTAATGTGGACAGCAGCTCGGTGGACCTCACCGCCCAGCTCGCCGTCTCGGGCGGCAAAGTGGCCATCAAAGCGGTGGTTTATGATGGAAAGAAGGCCATCCGCGAAGCCACCTTGGAAATCAGCGAC
This is a stretch of genomic DNA from Verrucomicrobiia bacterium. It encodes these proteins:
- a CDS encoding glycoside hydrolase family 127 protein, with protein sequence MKHLTITLTAWGMLTGLVGAAQSQDYPYQPVPFTAVTVQDSFWSPRFETNRHVTVWYDFKKCEETGRIDNFAKAGGLMPGSFQGIPFDDSDVYKVIEGAAYILAMQPDPKLDKYLDELITKIAAAQEPDGYLYTARRLFPPDKMPAMSGPTRWSNLKDSHELYNVGHLYEAAVAHFQATGKRSLLNVALKNADFLCETFGPGKVQYPPGHQEIEIGLVKLYRVTGEKKYLNLAKYLLDIRGRPETHKLYGPYSQDHVPVIEQKEAVGHAVRAGYMYSGMADVAAITGERAYIDAIGRIWEDVVSGKMHLTGGIGARPEGEAFGNKYELPNKTAYLETCAAIANALWNHRMFLLHGDTKYLDVLERVIYNGFLSGVSFSGDRFFYPNPLEADGRTKFNHGSNERQAWFGCSCCPVNVVRFIPSIAGYIYALRGNNAYVNLFIGGSGEMEINGQKVRLEQTTRYPWEETVRITVKPQRATRFALHVRIPGWARQQPVPSDLYRYLDEPANNAAPRLTVNRRSQPLQLDKGFAVIDRTWRSGDVVELTLPMPPRRVVAHPAVKDNEGRVAIERGPVVYCAEALDNGGRALNLVLDDQAPLRTEWRPGLLHGVTVVKARGQAVTRATDGRVVTQPTEIMLVPYYAWNHRGVGEMTVWLPRTPDRAQVPPPPTLAGMSKVSASHVWHLDTAAAAHDGLEPKNSGDHDIPRLTFWDHRGTQEWVQYDFPQTATVAATEVYWFDDTGRGSCRVPAAWRVLYRDGQAWKAVQTENEYTVRKDAYNKVTFAPVTTTALRLEIQLQPGYSAGLLEWKVSPKP